One window from the genome of Glycine soja cultivar W05 chromosome 12, ASM419377v2, whole genome shotgun sequence encodes:
- the LOC114379554 gene encoding probable terpene synthase 2 — protein MSNVPHDAKPDLNSTRCTANFHPTIWGHYFLSYVPSSTEDDSRIKQVQILKEHVRKILVSPINNNLSFKLNFIDTIQRLGVSYHFEQEIDELLLQIYDISTKDNNIIGHDDDLQQLALLFRLLRQRGYRISSNVFYKFKDQTGNFNERLANDIQGMMSLYEASQLRFHGEEILEEAHNFTHIQLSKSLTTQLSPYLEAQVQHILVQSFHKGMPRLEATYNISFYQEDPSHDKYLLSFAKVDFDILQKLHKKEVSSVTKWWIKDLNVSTKLPFVRDRIVEGSFWILGVYFEPQHSLARRIMLKIVGILTIIDDMYDAYGTIDELELFTNAIRRWDICCLDDLPEYMKICYTTLLDCFEEIEEEMVKKEKAYYIKYAKKEMKRLVQAQMTQARWFHCNYTPIVDEYMQVTTISSCYPMLIIISYIGMRDTTEEILIWATSDPIIVIAASTICRIMDDIVGNEVEQERGHVASSLECYIKQHNTSRKDAIDQLRKMVDNAWKDINEACLNPTQVPMTFLKPIVNLARVIDVLYKDEDNYTNAGGVMKDYIQALLVNNMFTNII, from the exons ATGTCTAATGTCCCCCATGATGCAAAACCGGACTTAAACTCCACTCGGTGCACTGCAAATTTTCATCCTACAATTTGGGGGCATTATTTCCTTTCTTATGTTCCTAGTTCCACG GAAGATGATAGCCGAATAAAACAAGTTCAGATTTTAAAAGAGCACGTGAGGAAGATTCTTGTTTCGCCGATTAATAACAATttgtcttttaaattaaattttatagacaCAATTCAACGCTTGGGTGTTTCTTACCATTTTGAACAAGAAATTGATGAACTGTTGCTCCAAATTTATGATATTTCAACAAAGGACAATAACATCATAGGTCACGATGATGATCTTCAGCAGCTGGCTCTACTCTTTCGATTGCTCAGGCAACGGGGATATCGCATTTCATCAA atgtattttacaaatttaaggACCAAACTGGAAACTTCAATGAAAGGCTAGCCAATGATATACAAGGAATGATGAGCTTGTATGAAGCATCTCAACTAAGATTTCATGGAGAAGAGATACTTGAAGAGGCACATAATTTCACTCACATTCAATTATCTAAGTCTTTAACCACCCAATTAAGCCCTTATCTCGAGGCACAAGTGCAACACATCCTAGTACAATCATTTCACAAGGGAATGCCTAGGTTGGAGGCAACATATAATATCTCTTTCTACCAAGAAGATCCTTCCCATGATAAATATTTGCTATCTTTTGCAAAAGTAGACTTCGATATTCTGCAAAAACTACATAAAAAAGAAGTCAGCAGTGTGACCAA GTGGTGGATTAAGGATTTAAATGTGTCAACAAAGTTGCCTTTTGTACGGGATAGGATTGTTGAAGGTAGCTTTTGGATTTTGGGAGTCTATTTTGAGCCGCAACATTCTCTTGCTAGAAGGATAATGCTAAAAATAGTTGGCATATTGACCATCATTGATGACATGTATGATGCTTATGGAACAATCGATGAACTTGAGCTTTTTACAAATGCAATTAGGAG GTGGGATATTTGTTGTTTGGATGATCTCCCtgaatacatgaaaatatgttaTACAACACTTTTGGATTGTTTTGAAGAGATAGAGGAAGAGatggtaaagaaagaaaaagcataCTACATTAAGTACGCTAAGAAAGAA aTGAAAAGACTAGTTCAAGCTCAGATGACTCAAGCAAGATGGTTTCATTGCAACTACACGCCAATAGTAGATGAGTACATGCAAGTTACAACTATATCAAGTTGTTACCCTATGCTGATAATCATATCTTACATTGGCATGAGAGACACAACAGAGGAGATCCTCATATGGGCAACAAGTGACCCAATCATTGTTATAGCTGCTTCAACAATTTGTAGGATCATGGATGACATTGTTGGAAATGAG GTTGAGCAAGAAAGAGGACATGTTGCCTCAAGCCTTGAATGCTATATAAAGCAACACAATACCTCAAGGAAAGATGCCATTGATCAACTACGCAAGATGGTTGACAATGCTTGGAAGGACATCAATGAGGCATGCCTTAATCCTACTCAAGTACCAATGACTTTTCTTAAGCCTATTGTCAACCTTGCACGCGTGATAGACGTGCTTTACAAAGACGAAGATAACTATACAAATGCAGGAGGGGTAATGAAAGATTACATTCAAGCTTTACTAGTTAATAATATGTTTACTAATATCATTTAG